Proteins from one Oryza sativa Japonica Group chromosome 12, ASM3414082v1 genomic window:
- the LOC4352016 gene encoding ribulose bisphosphate carboxylase small subunit, chloroplastic 2-like has translation MAPTVMASSATSVAPFQGLKSTAGLPVSRRSNSAGLGSVSNGGRISCMQVWPIEGIKKFETLSYLPPLTVEDLLKQIEYLLRSKWVPCLEFSKVGFVYRENHRSPGYYDGRYWTMWKLPMFGCTDATQVLKELEEAKKAYPDAFVRIIGFDNVRQVQLISFIAYKPPGCEESGGN, from the exons ATGGCGCCCACCGTGATGGCCTCGTCGGCCACCTCCGTTGCTCCCTTCCAGGGGCTCAAATCCACCGCCGGGCTCCCCGTCAGCCGCCGCTCCAACAGCGCCGGCCTCGGCAGCGTCAGCAACGGTGGAAGGATCAGCTGTATGCAG GTGTGGCCGATTGAAGGCATCAAGAAGTTTGAGACCCTGTCGTACCTGCCACCGCTCACGGTCGAGGACCTCTTGAAGCAGATCGAGTACCTGCTCCGGTCCAAATGGGTGCCTTGCCTCGAGTTTAGTAAGGTCGGGTTCGTCTACCGTGAGAACCACAGGTCTCCTGGGTACTATGATGGCAGGTACTGGACCATGTGGAAGCTGCCTATGTTCGGATGCACTGATGCCACCCAGGTGCTCAAGGAGCTCGAGGAGGCCAAGAAGGCATATCCAGATGCATTTGTTCGCATCATCGGCTTCGACAACGTCAGGCAGGTGCAGTTGATTAGCTTCATCGCCTACAAGCCCCCGGGTTGCGAGGAGTCCGGCGGAAACTAA